The following proteins come from a genomic window of Maribacter sp. HTCC2170:
- a CDS encoding polyribonucleotide nucleotidyltransferase: MIPQVFKEVIDLGDGREISIETGKLAKQAHGSVVVQSGKCMLLCTVVSNYKQADVDFLPLTVDYREKFAAAGRYPGGFFKREARPSDGEVLTMRLVDRVLRPLFPKDYHAETQVMIQLMSHDENVMPEAMAGLAASAAIQLSDFPFECAISEARVGRVNGEFVINPTRAQLEESDIEMMIGASADSVMMVEGEMDEISEEEMADAIKFAHEAIKVQIAAQLRLAEAFGKKEVREYETAEVNEDLQKRIHDLAYDKCYAIAKQGTSKVERSNAFAEVKEEVKASFTEEEMEEFGHLVGGYYGKAEKEAVRELTLSEGLRLDGRKTDEIRPIWCEVDYLPSTHGSSIFTRGETQALATVTLGTSRDANKIDMPSHEGEENFYLHYNFPPFCTGEARPLRGTSRREVGHGNLAQRALKGMVPEDCPYTVRVVSEVLESNGSSSMATVCAGTMAMMDAGVQMTRPVSGIAMGLISDGDRYAVLSDILGDEDHLGDMDFKVTGTSEGITACQMDIKIKGLSYEILVNALKQAREGRLHILGKITDTIATPAQNVKEHAPTMVTRRIPNEFIGALIGPGGKVIQEMQKETETTIVINEDPVTEEGIVEILGVGSEGIAAVEAKIDSLMFKPEVGSVYEVKVIKMLDFGAVVEYMEAPGNEVLLHVSELAWERTENVSDVVNMGDVFDVKYFGLDKRTRKDKVSRKALLPKPEGYVERPPRNNDRRGRDDRRGRDNRDRKPRRD, encoded by the coding sequence ATGATTCCACAAGTATTTAAAGAGGTCATTGACCTTGGTGATGGTAGAGAAATCTCTATCGAAACCGGAAAATTGGCAAAACAGGCACATGGCTCTGTTGTTGTTCAGTCAGGAAAATGTATGTTATTATGTACAGTTGTTTCCAATTACAAACAAGCGGATGTAGATTTTCTTCCGCTAACGGTAGATTATCGTGAAAAATTTGCTGCCGCGGGTCGTTACCCTGGCGGTTTCTTTAAAAGAGAAGCAAGACCTAGTGATGGTGAAGTTTTAACAATGCGTCTTGTAGACCGTGTTTTACGCCCATTATTCCCTAAAGATTATCACGCAGAAACACAGGTGATGATTCAATTAATGTCTCATGATGAGAATGTTATGCCTGAAGCTATGGCTGGCTTAGCTGCTTCTGCAGCTATACAGTTATCAGATTTCCCATTTGAATGTGCGATTTCTGAAGCAAGAGTTGGTCGTGTAAATGGTGAATTCGTTATCAACCCAACACGTGCTCAATTAGAAGAGTCTGACATAGAGATGATGATTGGAGCGTCTGCTGATTCAGTAATGATGGTTGAAGGTGAAATGGATGAGATTTCTGAAGAAGAGATGGCTGATGCTATCAAGTTTGCACACGAAGCGATTAAAGTACAAATTGCTGCTCAATTACGTTTAGCAGAAGCATTTGGTAAAAAAGAAGTTAGAGAGTATGAAACTGCAGAAGTAAATGAAGATTTACAAAAAAGAATACATGATTTAGCTTATGATAAATGTTATGCTATTGCTAAGCAAGGAACTTCTAAAGTAGAACGTAGTAATGCATTTGCTGAAGTAAAAGAAGAGGTTAAAGCTTCCTTTACTGAAGAAGAGATGGAAGAATTTGGACATCTTGTTGGAGGGTATTACGGTAAAGCAGAAAAAGAAGCTGTTCGTGAATTGACATTAAGCGAAGGTTTACGTTTAGATGGTAGAAAGACTGATGAAATTAGACCCATTTGGTGTGAGGTTGATTATTTACCGTCCACACACGGTTCTTCAATATTTACGCGTGGAGAAACTCAGGCTTTAGCTACTGTTACATTAGGAACATCTAGAGATGCCAACAAAATTGATATGCCTTCTCATGAAGGTGAAGAAAACTTCTATTTACACTATAACTTCCCTCCTTTTTGCACAGGTGAAGCTAGGCCATTAAGAGGAACTTCAAGAAGAGAAGTTGGTCATGGTAACTTAGCGCAACGTGCTTTAAAAGGTATGGTTCCAGAAGATTGTCCTTACACAGTACGTGTTGTATCTGAAGTATTAGAATCTAACGGTTCGTCTTCTATGGCAACAGTTTGTGCTGGAACAATGGCGATGATGGATGCTGGTGTGCAAATGACAAGACCAGTTTCTGGTATTGCAATGGGATTAATTTCTGATGGTGATCGTTATGCTGTATTGTCTGATATTTTAGGTGATGAAGATCACCTTGGAGATATGGACTTTAAAGTAACAGGTACTTCTGAAGGAATTACCGCTTGTCAAATGGATATTAAAATTAAAGGCTTATCATATGAAATTTTAGTGAACGCGCTAAAACAAGCACGTGAAGGTCGTTTACATATCTTAGGTAAAATTACTGATACGATTGCTACGCCTGCTCAAAATGTTAAAGAGCATGCCCCTACAATGGTAACACGTAGAATTCCTAACGAATTTATTGGTGCTTTAATTGGGCCAGGTGGAAAAGTGATTCAGGAAATGCAAAAAGAAACTGAGACCACTATCGTTATCAACGAAGATCCTGTGACTGAAGAAGGAATTGTAGAAATTTTAGGTGTTGGTAGCGAAGGTATTGCCGCTGTTGAAGCTAAAATTGACTCGTTGATGTTCAAACCAGAAGTTGGTAGTGTATACGAAGTGAAAGTAATCAAAATGTTAGATTTTGGTGCTGTAGTCGAGTATATGGAAGCTCCGGGTAATGAAGTACTGTTACACGTTTCTGAGTTAGCATGGGAACGCACTGAAAATGTTAGTGATGTAGTTAACATGGGTGACGTTTTTGATGTGAAGTATTTTGGATTGGACAAACGTACTCGTAAGGATAAGGTATCAAGAAAAGCTCTTTTACCTAAACCTGAAGGTTATGTTGAAAGACCACCACGTAACAATGATCGTCGCGGAAGAGATGATCGCCGCGGAAGAGATAATAGAGATCGTAAACCTAGAAGAGACTAA
- a CDS encoding RNA polymerase sigma factor RpoD/SigA codes for MRQLKITKQVTNRETASLDKYLQEIGKVDLITADEEVELAQRIKAGDQIALEKLTKANLRFVVSVAKQYQNQGLTLPDLINEGNLGLIKAAQRFDETRGFKFISYAVWWIRQSILQALAEQSRIVRLPLNKIGSINKINKTFAFLEQAHERMPSAEEIAKELDMTVEDVKQSLKNSGRHVSMDAPLIAGEDSNLYDVLRSGESPNPDRELLHESLRTEIERALETLTPREADVIRLYFGLAGQHSMTLEEIGETFDLTRERVRQIKEKAIRRLKHTSRSKILKTYLG; via the coding sequence ATGAGACAGCTTAAGATTACAAAACAGGTTACCAATAGGGAAACCGCATCTTTGGACAAGTACTTGCAAGAAATTGGCAAAGTAGACTTGATTACTGCAGATGAAGAAGTAGAATTGGCACAACGTATCAAGGCAGGCGACCAGATCGCTCTTGAAAAACTAACAAAGGCCAATCTTCGATTCGTAGTATCAGTTGCCAAACAGTACCAAAACCAAGGACTTACTCTGCCTGACTTAATCAATGAAGGAAACTTAGGATTGATAAAAGCGGCACAACGTTTTGACGAAACTCGTGGATTTAAATTTATCTCGTACGCAGTATGGTGGATTCGTCAATCCATATTACAAGCATTGGCCGAACAATCTCGTATTGTTCGTTTACCATTGAACAAAATTGGTTCTATTAATAAAATCAACAAGACTTTTGCTTTCTTAGAGCAAGCGCATGAAAGAATGCCTTCTGCTGAGGAAATTGCAAAAGAATTGGATATGACCGTTGAGGATGTTAAACAATCCTTGAAAAATTCAGGTCGTCACGTATCTATGGATGCCCCCTTAATTGCCGGTGAGGATTCTAACCTATATGATGTACTTCGTAGTGGTGAATCACCAAACCCTGATAGGGAGTTACTCCACGAATCTTTACGTACAGAAATTGAACGTGCTTTGGAAACATTGACACCAAGAGAAGCTGATGTAATTCGTTTATATTTTGGTTTAGCTGGTCAACATTCTATGACCTTAGAGGAAATTGGTGAAACTTTTGACCTGACAAGGGAAAGAGTACGTCAAATCAAGGAAAAAGCAATACGAAGATTAAAACATACTTCTCGAAGTAAGATTTTAAAGACATATCTCGGGTAA
- a CDS encoding VF530 family DNA-binding protein — protein MNNKQPNNPLHGIKLADILEYLVDTYSWEELASKININCFKSNPSIKSSLKFLRRTPWAREKVEHLYLKSIKNNAS, from the coding sequence ATGAATAACAAACAACCCAACAACCCATTGCACGGTATTAAACTTGCTGACATTCTTGAATATTTAGTAGACACCTATAGTTGGGAAGAACTAGCATCCAAAATCAATATCAATTGTTTCAAAAGCAATCCATCAATAAAATCGAGTCTAAAATTTTTGCGCAGAACACCTTGGGCCAGAGAAAAAGTAGAACATCTATATTTAAAATCAATTAAAAACAATGCCTCTTAA
- a CDS encoding tRNA (cytidine(34)-2'-O)-methyltransferase, producing the protein MPLNIVLFEPEIPNNTGNIGRLALATGSNLHLVKPFGFELDDKRLKRAGLDYWPHISLFTYENIEEFYKQHNDKNLVYFSSHGEKNHWSIDYKDDMYLIFGKESVGLPKEILQNNSDKLYKIPLFSSKIRSLNLANAVGVTIYEGLRQLG; encoded by the coding sequence ATGCCTCTTAATATTGTTCTTTTTGAACCTGAAATTCCCAATAACACAGGAAACATTGGTCGATTGGCTTTAGCAACTGGCTCCAATTTACATTTGGTAAAACCTTTTGGTTTTGAGCTTGATGATAAACGCTTAAAACGTGCTGGTTTAGATTACTGGCCACATATTTCACTTTTTACCTATGAAAATATTGAAGAGTTTTATAAACAACACAACGATAAAAACCTAGTATACTTTTCAAGTCACGGAGAGAAAAATCATTGGTCCATCGATTACAAAGATGATATGTATCTAATCTTTGGAAAAGAATCCGTAGGACTACCAAAAGAAATTCTCCAAAACAATTCTGACAAACTCTACAAAATACCTCTTTTTAGTTCAAAAATAAGAAGCCTGAATTTAGCCAACGCTGTTGGCGTAACCATTTATGAGGGACTAAGACAACTTGGATAA
- a CDS encoding sugar phosphate isomerase/epimerase family protein, with amino-acid sequence MDRRKFINGAAALSIGSVAMGNTLKDDSNLFDNSVKPLKKIKHNPIGVSSYSFWQFEGPKENVPMELCIDKAAAMGFDGIELLLVQMSSEENGYLQKLKKRAFHAGLDLMGFSTHQGYLNPDKAYRDENITKTIHQIELAYKLGIPTMRLNTGRWGTSESFDSLMANKGIEPTIEGYTDEDGYKWVIDSIEKCLPVAEKCGVVLGLENHWGLGRTAEGVKRIVDTIDNRWLQVTLDTGNFLENREEQMKMLAPQTFLVQAKTYYGGGKWYTLDIDYPKIGEMMRAHNYRGYISLEFEGKEDPNIAVPKSLEVLRNAFYYELD; translated from the coding sequence ATGGATAGGCGTAAATTTATTAATGGTGCTGCAGCCCTAAGTATAGGTTCAGTAGCTATGGGGAACACGTTGAAAGATGATTCGAATTTGTTTGACAATTCGGTAAAACCTTTAAAAAAAATAAAACATAATCCAATAGGGGTTTCTTCATACTCATTTTGGCAATTTGAAGGTCCAAAAGAGAATGTACCCATGGAACTTTGCATAGATAAAGCGGCTGCTATGGGATTTGATGGGATTGAACTTTTGTTGGTTCAAATGTCATCAGAAGAAAATGGATATTTACAAAAATTAAAGAAAAGAGCGTTTCATGCAGGCTTGGATTTAATGGGTTTTTCAACACATCAAGGTTATTTGAATCCAGATAAAGCATACAGGGATGAGAATATAACTAAGACCATTCACCAAATAGAACTTGCTTATAAACTCGGAATTCCTACCATGCGATTGAATACTGGTCGATGGGGTACATCCGAGTCCTTCGACTCTTTAATGGCAAATAAAGGAATTGAGCCAACGATTGAAGGATATACGGACGAGGATGGATATAAATGGGTTATTGATTCGATAGAAAAATGTTTGCCCGTTGCAGAAAAATGTGGTGTAGTGTTAGGTTTGGAAAATCATTGGGGATTAGGTCGTACTGCGGAAGGGGTAAAAAGAATTGTTGATACCATAGATAATCGATGGCTTCAGGTTACGTTGGACACTGGAAATTTTTTAGAGAATAGAGAAGAACAAATGAAGATGTTGGCACCGCAAACATTTTTGGTTCAGGCTAAAACTTATTACGGTGGAGGAAAATGGTATACCTTGGATATTGATTACCCGAAAATTGGGGAGATGATGCGGGCACATAATTATAGGGGGTATATCTCTTTAGAATTTGAAGGCAAGGAAGACCCTAACATTGCAGTGCCCAAAAGTTTGGAAGTATTGCGAAATGCTTTTTATTATGAATTGGATTAA
- a CDS encoding c-type cytochrome — protein MKITKIAFILLTLLSFGCNTEKPKDLTEKPIEFKLPANFELEELYRPSEHEQGSWVAMAKGPNNTIYSCDQYGKIYHFETPEIGKTIKEEDVHPLNLEIGEAHGLLWSHNSLYVAVNKQWKDDVPDNEENGSGVYRITDTDNNGELDKVEMLLKLNGAGEHGPHSFVPSPDGKEIYFIAGNHTSVPEQLKKGSRLPTNWGEDNLFTPYLDARGHANDVKAPGGWIAKFNPDGTDWQIVSAGYRNAFDIGFNKDGELFAYDADMEWDIGMPWYRPTRICHVTSGSEYGWRTGSGKWPEYYGDGLPAVHNLEQGSPTAVLSGTKLNFPSKYRNGLLLMDWSFGTIYFADLKPKGSSYTAERTEFLSGTPLPLTDMIAGGDGNLYFATGGRRINSHLFRLRYTGPEDSQDEIASDSKTKELRNLRQSLEKFHDQPSKDVIPLAWKNLDNDDRFVRYAARIALEHQPVDLWINRFMIEKESKKIIEASIGLARQGDAALQSKILDKLNRIPLETQLAQQQLNMLRAYELLFIRTGTPSEQDRLATSKKLNSYFPHANNAMNRELGQLLLYLKADGVVEGLVQLLEKHTKEKTTLTKEFLSEETTLRSEQYGPLIREILAKMPPSESIYYGVLLSHAETGWTKKAREKYFQWFYDVFNAQGGLSFKPGMENIRLAAMQHVPEKEKEYFQELSGVYSPSTAIANLPMPAGPSNQLTATEMRRAAWGKELADYKTDFDKGELAYKTATCILCHRVRGEGGAAGPDLTQISDKFSRGDLLFAIYSPNDAISDQYANTLFHMKDGKKFSGRIKSENEATITLMPNPFNENYTIEVEKSNVEKRELSPLSPMPPGLLNRLNPKEVRDLFVYLEAGGDPNHKVYKDD, from the coding sequence ATGAAAATAACCAAGATTGCGTTTATTCTGCTGACTTTACTTTCTTTTGGATGTAATACAGAAAAACCAAAGGACCTAACTGAAAAACCAATAGAATTTAAGCTTCCGGCTAACTTTGAGCTAGAAGAATTATACAGACCCAGTGAACATGAACAAGGTTCTTGGGTGGCAATGGCAAAAGGTCCAAATAATACTATTTACTCCTGTGATCAATACGGTAAAATATATCATTTTGAAACACCGGAAATTGGAAAAACCATTAAAGAAGAGGATGTGCACCCCCTCAATCTAGAAATAGGGGAAGCACATGGCCTTCTATGGTCCCATAACAGTTTGTATGTCGCGGTAAATAAACAATGGAAAGATGATGTCCCTGATAATGAAGAAAATGGAAGTGGCGTATACCGAATTACCGATACTGACAATAATGGAGAATTGGATAAGGTTGAGATGTTGTTAAAACTTAATGGCGCAGGAGAGCATGGGCCACATAGTTTTGTACCCTCGCCAGACGGCAAAGAAATCTATTTTATCGCTGGGAACCATACCTCAGTTCCAGAGCAACTCAAAAAAGGTAGTAGACTTCCGACCAATTGGGGTGAAGACAATCTATTTACCCCATATTTGGATGCACGTGGTCATGCCAACGATGTCAAAGCTCCAGGAGGGTGGATAGCCAAATTCAATCCTGATGGAACAGATTGGCAAATTGTCTCTGCTGGATATAGAAATGCCTTTGATATTGGTTTTAATAAAGACGGAGAATTATTTGCATATGATGCCGATATGGAATGGGACATAGGAATGCCTTGGTATCGTCCTACTCGAATCTGTCATGTAACAAGCGGAAGTGAATATGGATGGAGAACGGGTTCAGGTAAATGGCCTGAATATTATGGTGACGGCCTTCCGGCAGTTCATAATTTGGAGCAAGGTTCACCAACAGCCGTGCTTTCAGGAACAAAGCTAAACTTTCCGTCTAAATACAGGAATGGGCTCTTACTTATGGATTGGAGTTTTGGCACGATTTATTTTGCAGATCTAAAACCCAAAGGCAGTAGTTACACCGCCGAAAGAACCGAGTTCCTTTCTGGCACTCCACTACCATTGACTGATATGATTGCGGGAGGTGACGGTAATCTCTATTTTGCAACTGGAGGTCGAAGAATAAATTCCCATTTATTCAGACTTCGCTATACGGGTCCTGAGGATTCACAAGATGAAATTGCCAGTGATTCCAAAACCAAAGAACTAAGAAATCTTAGACAGAGTCTTGAAAAATTCCATGACCAACCTTCTAAAGACGTCATTCCACTTGCATGGAAGAATTTAGATAATGATGACAGATTTGTGCGATATGCCGCAAGAATTGCTTTGGAGCACCAACCTGTAGACCTTTGGATAAATAGGTTTATGATTGAAAAAGAATCCAAAAAAATTATAGAAGCCAGTATCGGTTTGGCAAGACAAGGTGATGCAGCTTTACAATCGAAAATATTAGATAAATTAAACCGTATACCCTTAGAAACACAGTTGGCACAACAACAGCTCAACATGCTTAGAGCCTACGAACTCCTTTTTATTAGGACGGGAACACCAAGTGAACAAGACAGGCTAGCAACAAGCAAAAAGTTGAATTCCTATTTTCCCCACGCCAATAATGCCATGAATCGAGAATTGGGTCAACTATTATTATACTTAAAGGCAGACGGAGTTGTTGAAGGTCTGGTACAGCTACTTGAAAAGCACACCAAAGAAAAAACAACACTCACAAAGGAATTTTTATCCGAAGAAACCACGCTTAGAAGCGAACAATATGGACCATTAATTCGTGAAATTCTTGCTAAAATGCCCCCAAGTGAATCCATATATTATGGAGTTTTACTTAGTCATGCTGAAACTGGATGGACAAAGAAGGCTAGAGAGAAATACTTTCAATGGTTCTACGATGTTTTTAATGCGCAAGGTGGGTTAAGTTTTAAGCCCGGTATGGAGAATATTCGTTTAGCGGCCATGCAACATGTCCCAGAAAAAGAAAAAGAATATTTTCAAGAACTATCCGGAGTTTACTCGCCGTCGACAGCCATAGCAAATTTGCCTATGCCTGCTGGTCCTTCCAATCAATTAACTGCAACTGAAATGAGGCGAGCCGCTTGGGGAAAAGAACTCGCTGATTATAAAACAGATTTTGACAAAGGGGAACTTGCATATAAAACCGCGACATGCATCTTGTGCCATAGAGTTCGAGGTGAAGGTGGTGCAGCGGGTCCCGATTTGACCCAAATCTCAGATAAATTTAGTAGAGGTGACCTTTTATTTGCCATTTATAGTCCAAATGATGCGATATCTGATCAATATGCAAATACCCTGTTTCATATGAAAGATGGAAAAAAGTTTTCGGGAAGAATCAAATCTGAAAATGAAGCAACAATCACTTTAATGCCTAATCCTTTTAATGAAAATTATACAATAGAGGTTGAAAAATCAAATGTAGAAAAAAGAGAATTATCTCCTTTATCACCAATGCCTCCTGGGTTACTCAATCGATTAAATCCAAAGGAGGTAAGGGATCTTTTTGTTTATCTAGAGGCAGGTGGCGACCCTAACCACAAAGTTTACAAAGATGATTAA
- a CDS encoding tetratricopeptide repeat protein, which yields MINLKNAVFIFLLVIVGCKETKKEVLVEKTPQKFITPLAKEIIIPEPWGQMSELFEKAKKDFENDPDNLENIIWYGRRAAYIGQYEKAIDIYSDGIEKYPSESRLYRHRGHRLISLRKYNMAINDLKKASELIEDKENEMEADGIPNALNTPVSSKHGNIWYHLGLAYYLIHDYENAYAAYLKCRQSGNNADNIVSSTHWLYMIQQRMGNPDKAKEMLEPISADANIIENQGYHDLCKFYKGIIPIDSLMNTEKGNPSSDAVFYGLANWHFYNNDKPKAHKMMLEMMESKAWSSFGYLAAESDIIEYFND from the coding sequence ATGATTAATTTAAAAAATGCCGTATTCATCTTTTTGCTGGTAATTGTTGGATGTAAAGAAACCAAAAAGGAAGTTTTAGTTGAGAAAACACCTCAGAAGTTCATCACCCCTTTAGCTAAAGAAATCATCATCCCAGAACCATGGGGACAAATGTCGGAACTATTTGAAAAGGCCAAGAAAGATTTTGAAAATGACCCTGACAACCTAGAGAATATAATTTGGTATGGCCGAAGAGCCGCATATATAGGTCAATATGAAAAAGCGATAGATATTTATTCAGATGGAATTGAAAAATACCCTTCTGAATCCAGACTTTATAGGCACAGAGGGCATCGTTTAATTTCGTTAAGAAAGTACAATATGGCCATCAATGACCTAAAAAAAGCCAGTGAACTTATTGAGGATAAAGAAAACGAAATGGAAGCAGACGGAATACCAAATGCCCTCAATACCCCTGTTAGCTCAAAACACGGTAACATTTGGTATCATCTTGGTTTAGCTTATTACCTAATTCATGATTATGAAAATGCCTATGCTGCATATTTAAAATGTAGACAATCTGGAAATAATGCCGATAATATTGTTTCCAGTACGCATTGGCTATATATGATTCAACAAAGAATGGGTAACCCCGACAAGGCCAAAGAAATGCTTGAGCCCATTTCGGCAGACGCAAATATCATCGAAAATCAAGGCTATCATGACCTATGTAAATTTTACAAGGGCATTATTCCCATAGACTCTTTGATGAATACCGAAAAAGGAAATCCGTCTTCAGATGCCGTTTTTTATGGTTTGGCCAATTGGCATTTCTATAATAACGATAAGCCCAAAGCCCATAAAATGATGCTGGAAATGATGGAAAGCAAAGCATGGAGTTCTTTTGGATACTTAGCTGCTGAAAGCGATATTATAGAATATTTCAATGATTAA
- a CDS encoding SGNH/GDSL hydrolase family protein, whose product MAKKSFIGFILFFVLFQVKSQETIKIPEKANKILFLGNSITYSGQYISYIETYLTLKYPEKKLEFINVGLPSETVSGLSEHNHAQGKFPRPDLKERLHRVLSKAKPDFVFANYGINDGIYLPFDNERFKKFKDGILWMHNEVAKSGAEIVHLTPPVYDGPNTAVYDNVMDIYSHWLLSKRYTDEWKIIDIHSPMKGQLQKERVQNPKFTFAPDGVHPNKEGHWVMAQQVLLSLGENTSAQFNSIEEAITEFENGKKALELIEKRQAINKDAWLSAIGHERTGMTEGMSLKEAQLKSKKLKKQLTMLLNQ is encoded by the coding sequence ATGGCAAAGAAATCATTTATTGGATTCATTTTGTTTTTTGTCCTATTTCAGGTTAAATCACAGGAAACCATAAAAATCCCTGAAAAGGCAAACAAGATTCTTTTTCTTGGAAACAGTATCACCTACTCAGGACAGTATATCTCTTATATTGAGACATATTTGACATTAAAGTACCCAGAAAAAAAATTAGAATTCATAAATGTTGGTTTACCTAGCGAAACAGTTTCCGGGCTATCCGAACACAATCACGCACAAGGCAAATTTCCTCGACCAGATTTAAAAGAACGATTACACAGAGTTCTTTCAAAAGCGAAACCTGATTTTGTATTTGCAAATTACGGCATCAACGATGGTATTTATCTACCATTTGATAATGAACGCTTTAAAAAATTTAAAGATGGTATTCTATGGATGCATAACGAAGTTGCAAAGTCCGGGGCAGAGATTGTTCACCTAACTCCTCCGGTATACGATGGTCCAAATACTGCAGTTTATGATAATGTAATGGACATTTATTCCCATTGGTTATTGAGCAAGAGATACACCGATGAATGGAAGATTATTGACATCCATTCCCCAATGAAGGGGCAATTACAAAAAGAGCGAGTACAAAATCCAAAATTCACTTTTGCACCTGACGGGGTTCACCCAAATAAGGAAGGGCATTGGGTAATGGCCCAACAAGTGCTTTTAAGTTTAGGCGAAAACACTTCCGCCCAATTCAATAGCATAGAAGAGGCCATCACAGAATTTGAAAATGGCAAAAAGGCATTGGAACTTATTGAAAAAAGGCAGGCAATCAATAAAGATGCTTGGCTTTCGGCTATTGGACATGAGCGTACTGGTATGACTGAGGGTATGTCACTTAAAGAAGCCCAACTGAAATCCAAGAAGTTGAAAAAACAACTTACGATGTTATTGAATCAATAA
- the rpe gene encoding ribulose-phosphate 3-epimerase — translation MSKTKIAPSLLAADFGNLQRDVEMVNNSEADWHHIDIMDGVFVPNISYGMPVLKAIQKHANKPLDVHLMIVDPDRYIKTFADLGASVLSVHYEACNHLHRSLQAIKAEGMKAGVAINPHTSINLLEETINDIDVVCLMSVNPGFGGQSFIENTYEKVKALKALINKKGANTLIEIDGGVTSKNAKSLVEAGADVLVAGSFVFKSDNPTETIKELKEIAE, via the coding sequence ATGAGCAAAACAAAAATAGCCCCCTCTTTATTAGCAGCGGATTTCGGTAACTTACAGCGAGATGTAGAAATGGTAAACAACAGTGAGGCAGATTGGCATCATATTGATATTATGGATGGCGTTTTTGTTCCAAATATATCCTACGGAATGCCTGTTTTAAAGGCAATTCAAAAACATGCTAACAAACCACTGGATGTTCATTTAATGATTGTTGACCCCGATCGTTATATCAAAACTTTTGCCGATTTGGGGGCCAGTGTATTAAGCGTACACTATGAAGCATGTAATCATTTACATCGCTCGTTGCAAGCTATAAAGGCCGAAGGTATGAAAGCAGGTGTTGCCATTAATCCACATACAAGTATCAATTTATTGGAAGAAACGATCAATGATATTGATGTTGTTTGTCTTATGAGTGTGAACCCTGGATTTGGTGGTCAATCCTTTATTGAAAATACATATGAAAAGGTAAAAGCACTAAAAGCTTTAATCAATAAAAAAGGCGCAAATACGCTCATTGAAATTGATGGGGGTGTTACATCTAAAAATGCCAAATCTTTGGTTGAAGCAGGCGCCGATGTTTTAGTAGCTGGTAGCTTTGTTTTTAAAAGCGATAATCCTACAGAAACCATTAAGGAATTAAAAGAGATTGCTGAATAA